Proteins from a genomic interval of Mycolicibacterium grossiae:
- a CDS encoding pyridoxal phosphate-dependent aminotransferase, which translates to MDGDGTMKDVSTQHLPWHASHTPRQRTFTQSSKLQDVLYEIRGPVHDHAARLEAEGHRILKLNIGNPAPFGFEAPDVIMRDMIQALPHAQGYSDSKGIQAARRAVFTRYELVDGFPKFDVDDVYLGNGVSELITMTLQALLDNGDQVLIPAPDYPLWTASTSLAGGTPVHYLCDETQGWQPDIADLESKITERTKALVVINPNNPTGAVYQREILEQMVELARKHQLLLLADEIYDKILYDDATHISLATLAPDLLTLTFNGLSKAYRVAGYRSGWLVITGPKEHASSFLEGISLLANMRLCPNVPAQHAIQVALGGHQSIEDLVLPGGRLLEQRDVAWNKLNDIPGVSCVKPEGALYAFPRLDPEVHDIHDDEQLVLDLLLQEKILVTQGTGFNWPAPDHLRIVTLPWARDLANAIDRLGNFLASYRQ; encoded by the coding sequence GTGGACGGCGATGGGACGATGAAGGACGTGAGCACCCAACACCTGCCGTGGCATGCGAGTCACACGCCGCGGCAGCGCACCTTCACCCAGTCGTCGAAGCTGCAGGACGTCCTGTACGAGATCCGCGGTCCGGTACACGACCACGCCGCCCGGCTGGAGGCCGAGGGACATCGGATCCTCAAGCTGAACATCGGCAATCCGGCGCCGTTCGGCTTCGAGGCGCCGGACGTGATCATGCGCGACATGATCCAGGCGTTGCCGCACGCGCAGGGCTACTCGGACTCGAAGGGCATCCAGGCCGCGCGCCGGGCGGTGTTCACGCGGTACGAGCTGGTCGACGGTTTTCCGAAGTTCGACGTCGACGACGTCTACCTCGGCAACGGTGTCTCCGAACTCATCACGATGACGCTGCAGGCACTGCTCGACAACGGTGACCAGGTGCTCATCCCGGCGCCCGACTACCCGCTGTGGACGGCGTCGACGTCGCTGGCCGGCGGTACGCCGGTGCACTACCTGTGCGACGAGACGCAGGGCTGGCAGCCCGACATCGCCGACCTGGAGTCGAAGATCACCGAACGCACGAAGGCGCTCGTCGTGATCAACCCGAACAACCCCACCGGGGCGGTGTATCAGCGCGAGATCCTGGAGCAGATGGTCGAACTCGCCCGCAAGCATCAGCTGTTGCTGCTCGCGGACGAGATCTACGACAAGATCCTCTACGACGACGCGACCCACATCAGCCTGGCCACGCTTGCGCCGGACCTGCTGACCCTCACGTTCAACGGTCTGTCCAAGGCCTATCGCGTCGCGGGTTACCGGTCGGGCTGGCTGGTGATCACCGGCCCGAAGGAACACGCGTCGAGCTTCCTCGAGGGCATCAGCCTGCTGGCGAACATGCGGCTGTGCCCGAACGTGCCCGCGCAGCACGCCATTCAGGTCGCGTTGGGCGGACATCAGAGCATCGAGGACCTGGTACTGCCCGGCGGCCGCCTCCTCGAGCAGCGCGACGTGGCGTGGAACAAGCTCAACGACATCCCCGGGGTGTCCTGCGTCAAGCCCGAGGGCGCGCTGTACGCGTTCCCCCGCCTCGATCCCGAGGTGCACGACATCCACGACGACGAGCAACTCGTTCTCGACCTCTTGCTGCAGGAGAAGATCCTCGTCACGCAGGGCACCGGCTTCAATTGGCCCGCCCCCGACCATCTTCGGATCGTGACCCTGCCGTGGGCACGCGACCTGGCCAACGCCATCGACCGACTCGGAAACTTCCTGGCGTCCTACCGTCAGTGA
- a CDS encoding YibE/F family protein — protein sequence MAHSHSHSHSTSGPAPLGPIAARVVVGLLIAIGVATLAGAALLWPTQQKVDIPLPFQNAAGGAVTTEAGQVLSSGVAACGSPSVGAVLTAAPTLAPAGGGECIQSLVRIGSGPNDGANTLLEFSGGPGQPQLNVGDDVRLSRQVDQNGSTSYAFYDFERSWALAGLALAFAVVVVAVARWRGLRALVGIVVAFAVLVVFLLPALRDGAPAIPVALVASSVILYAVIYLAHGVSLRTSAALLGTLASLLLAALLSWAAIGLAHLTGLSEDQNNEVAAYLGGVSITGLLLAGFIIGSLGVLNDVTVTQASTAFELAETGAGRGAIFTGAMRVGRDHIASTVYTLVLAYAGSALPLLLLFSVANRSLGDVLTSESVAIEVARSAVGGVALALSVPMTTAIAAVLATPTGPAAPTGTSRTRT from the coding sequence GTGGCGCACTCGCATTCGCACTCGCACTCGACGAGCGGCCCCGCTCCGCTCGGTCCGATCGCCGCGCGCGTCGTGGTCGGGCTGCTGATCGCCATCGGCGTCGCCACCCTCGCGGGCGCCGCCCTGCTGTGGCCGACGCAGCAGAAGGTCGACATCCCGCTGCCGTTCCAGAACGCCGCCGGTGGCGCGGTGACTACCGAGGCCGGCCAGGTCCTCTCGAGCGGTGTCGCGGCCTGCGGCAGCCCATCGGTGGGTGCGGTGCTCACGGCGGCCCCCACGCTGGCACCGGCCGGTGGTGGCGAGTGCATCCAGTCCCTCGTCCGCATCGGCTCCGGCCCCAACGACGGGGCGAACACGCTGCTCGAATTCAGTGGCGGGCCCGGGCAGCCGCAGCTGAACGTCGGCGACGACGTCCGGCTGAGTCGGCAGGTCGACCAGAACGGCTCGACGTCCTACGCCTTCTACGACTTCGAACGCAGCTGGGCCCTGGCCGGTCTTGCGTTGGCCTTCGCCGTGGTGGTGGTCGCGGTGGCCCGGTGGCGGGGACTGCGTGCGCTGGTCGGGATCGTCGTCGCGTTCGCCGTCCTGGTCGTGTTCCTCCTGCCCGCGCTGCGCGACGGTGCACCCGCGATCCCGGTGGCGCTGGTGGCGTCGTCGGTCATCCTCTACGCCGTCATCTATCTCGCCCACGGGGTCAGCCTGCGCACCAGCGCCGCGCTGCTCGGCACGCTGGCCTCCCTGCTGCTGGCGGCCCTGCTGAGTTGGGCGGCAATCGGTCTCGCGCACCTGACTGGACTGTCGGAGGACCAGAACAACGAGGTCGCCGCCTACCTGGGTGGAGTGTCGATCACCGGTCTGCTGCTGGCCGGGTTCATCATCGGCTCGCTCGGCGTGCTCAACGACGTCACGGTCACGCAGGCGTCCACGGCCTTCGAACTCGCCGAGACCGGGGCCGGCCGCGGTGCGATCTTCACCGGCGCGATGCGGGTGGGCCGCGACCACATCGCCAGCACGGTCTACACGCTGGTGCTGGCGTACGCCGGCAGCGCCCTGCCGCTACTGCTGTTGTTCAGCGTCGCCAACCGGTCTCTCGGGGACGTGCTCACCAGCGAGAGCGTCGCCATCGAGGTGGCCCGGTCCGCCGTGGGCGGTGTCGCGCTGGCCCTCAGCGTGCCGATGACGACGGCCATCGCCGCCGTGCTCGCGACCCCTACCGGTCCAGCAGCTCCAACAGGTACGTCCCGTACCCGGACTTGA
- a CDS encoding heterodisulfide reductase-related iron-sulfur binding cluster, giving the protein MIIGVLATVVVGALAVKRVLWLTNLIRSGAKTIDEGARKDNLSERITTQFKEVFAQTRLLRWSIPGIAHFFTMWGFFILATVYLEAFGVLFYPKFAIPFVGHWNALGFLQDFFALAVLFGIIVFAIIRLRSEPKEYGRDSRFYGSHTGGAWLILFMIFNVIWTYALFRGAAVATENLPYGWGAFFSHGMGTILSPLGETPNIIIERVALLLHIGVMLVFLLIVLHSKHLHIGLAPINVTFKRLPNALGPLLPMEHDGKYIDFEDPDEDAVFGRGKIEDFTWKGYLDFTTCTECGRCQSQCPAWNTGKPLSPKLVIMNLRDHLFAKAPYILGDKESPLENTPEGGLAENLKGEKKHDEHAHDHVPESGFERIMGSGPEQATRPLVGTLEEGGVIDPDVLWSCTTCGACVEQCPVDIEHIDHIVDMRRYQVMVASEFPAELSGLFKNLETKGNPWGASARDRTAWINEVDFDVPVYGEDVDSFDGFEYLFYVGCAGAFEDRAKKTTKAVAELLAAADVKFLVLGSAESCNGDSARRSGNEFLFQQLAAQNKETIDELFEGTETIDRKIVVTCPHCFNTIGREYKQLGANYTVVHHTQLLNRLVRDKKLVPVASVSQDVTYHDPCYLGRHNKEYSAPRELIGASGAKLTEMPRHADRGLCCGAGGARMWMEEHIGKRVNHERVEEALNTDAEKIATGCPFCRVMMTDGVGDRAEAIGKQEVEVLDVAQLLLGALDKDAITLPEKGAAAKWSAERAEQRAATKTEEAPAEKTAAELPDEPADVPTEEATAAAAPEAAPVAPAKGGLGMAGGVKKPGAKKAPSASASAPPTEEAAPAGEAPADAKPAAAKGGLGMAGGIKKPGAKKAAPAAASAAPAEAAPADTASEAPAKPVAKGGLGMAGGIKKPGAKKAAPAAASAAPADAAPAESEAVADTSPKPATAKGGLGLAGGIKKPGAKKAAPAAATPAAPADAETSAAPAEATASSAEVSAEPEAPAAPKPPTAKGGLGLAGGIKKPGQKKAAAPAAAAPAATPEPATEQADEPAEQSSNGDAATNGDTAPAAESAAPSVPVKGLGIAPGARRPGKR; this is encoded by the coding sequence ATGATCATAGGCGTGCTGGCGACGGTGGTCGTGGGAGCGCTGGCCGTCAAACGCGTGCTCTGGTTGACCAACCTGATCCGCTCGGGCGCGAAGACCATCGACGAGGGCGCCCGCAAGGACAATTTGTCCGAGCGCATCACCACGCAGTTCAAGGAGGTCTTCGCCCAGACCCGCCTGCTGCGGTGGTCGATCCCGGGTATCGCCCACTTCTTCACCATGTGGGGCTTCTTCATCCTCGCGACGGTGTACCTCGAGGCGTTCGGCGTCCTCTTCTACCCCAAGTTCGCCATCCCGTTCGTCGGTCACTGGAACGCCCTGGGCTTCCTGCAGGACTTCTTCGCCCTGGCCGTGCTGTTCGGCATCATCGTCTTCGCGATCATCCGCCTGCGCTCCGAACCGAAGGAGTACGGCCGGGATTCGCGGTTCTACGGCTCGCATACCGGCGGCGCCTGGCTGATCCTCTTCATGATCTTCAACGTCATCTGGACGTACGCCCTGTTCCGCGGTGCCGCGGTGGCCACCGAGAACCTGCCCTACGGCTGGGGCGCCTTCTTCTCGCACGGCATGGGCACGATCCTGTCGCCGCTCGGCGAGACGCCGAACATCATCATCGAGCGCGTCGCCCTGCTGCTGCACATCGGCGTCATGCTGGTGTTCCTGTTGATCGTGCTGCACTCCAAGCACCTGCACATCGGCCTCGCCCCGATCAACGTCACCTTCAAGCGGCTGCCCAACGCCCTGGGTCCGCTGCTGCCGATGGAGCACGACGGCAAGTACATCGACTTCGAGGATCCCGACGAGGACGCGGTGTTCGGCCGCGGCAAGATCGAGGACTTCACCTGGAAGGGCTACCTCGACTTCACGACGTGTACCGAGTGTGGCCGCTGCCAGTCGCAGTGCCCGGCGTGGAACACCGGAAAGCCGTTGTCGCCCAAGCTCGTCATCATGAACCTGCGCGACCACCTGTTCGCGAAGGCGCCGTACATCCTCGGCGACAAGGAGTCGCCGCTGGAGAACACGCCCGAGGGCGGTCTCGCCGAGAACCTCAAGGGCGAGAAGAAGCACGACGAGCACGCACACGATCACGTGCCCGAGTCCGGCTTCGAGCGCATCATGGGCTCCGGCCCGGAGCAGGCGACCCGTCCGCTGGTCGGCACCCTCGAGGAGGGTGGCGTCATCGACCCGGACGTCCTGTGGTCCTGCACCACCTGCGGCGCCTGCGTCGAGCAGTGCCCAGTCGACATCGAGCACATCGACCACATCGTCGACATGCGCCGCTACCAGGTGATGGTCGCCTCCGAGTTCCCCGCCGAGCTGAGCGGCCTGTTCAAGAACCTCGAGACCAAGGGCAACCCGTGGGGCGCCAGCGCGCGTGACCGCACCGCCTGGATCAACGAGGTCGACTTCGACGTGCCGGTGTACGGCGAGGACGTCGACTCGTTCGACGGCTTCGAGTACCTCTTCTACGTCGGCTGCGCCGGCGCCTTCGAGGACCGCGCCAAGAAGACCACGAAGGCGGTCGCCGAGCTGCTCGCCGCCGCGGACGTCAAGTTCCTGGTTCTCGGTTCGGCCGAGAGCTGCAACGGCGACTCCGCCCGCCGCTCCGGCAACGAGTTCCTGTTCCAGCAGCTCGCCGCGCAGAACAAGGAGACCATCGACGAGCTGTTCGAGGGCACCGAGACCATCGACCGCAAGATCGTCGTCACCTGCCCGCACTGCTTCAACACCATCGGCCGCGAGTACAAGCAGCTGGGCGCCAATTACACCGTGGTGCACCACACCCAGCTGCTGAACCGGCTGGTCCGCGACAAGAAGCTGGTCCCGGTGGCCTCGGTCAGCCAGGACGTGACCTACCACGATCCGTGCTACCTCGGCCGGCACAACAAGGAGTACTCCGCTCCGCGCGAGCTGATCGGTGCCTCCGGCGCGAAGTTGACCGAGATGCCCCGGCACGCCGACCGCGGCCTCTGCTGCGGCGCCGGCGGTGCGCGGATGTGGATGGAAGAGCACATCGGCAAGCGCGTCAACCACGAGCGCGTCGAAGAGGCGCTCAACACCGACGCCGAGAAGATCGCCACCGGCTGCCCGTTCTGCCGCGTGATGATGACCGACGGTGTCGGCGACCGCGCCGAGGCGATCGGCAAGCAGGAGGTCGAGGTCCTCGACGTCGCGCAGCTGCTGCTGGGGGCGTTGGACAAGGACGCGATCACGCTCCCCGAGAAGGGCGCTGCGGCCAAGTGGTCCGCCGAGCGCGCCGAGCAGCGTGCCGCCACGAAGACCGAAGAGGCACCGGCCGAGAAGACCGCTGCCGAGCTGCCCGACGAGCCCGCCGACGTGCCGACCGAGGAGGCCACTGCCGCCGCGGCTCCGGAAGCGGCGCCCGTCGCCCCCGCCAAGGGTGGCTTGGGCATGGCCGGCGGCGTCAAGAAGCCCGGCGCAAAGAAGGCTCCGTCGGCGTCGGCGTCCGCTCCTCCCACCGAGGAGGCGGCACCGGCCGGCGAGGCCCCGGCTGACGCGAAGCCCGCTGCCGCCAAGGGCGGACTGGGCATGGCCGGCGGCATCAAGAAGCCGGGCGCCAAGAAGGCCGCTCCGGCGGCCGCCTCGGCCGCACCCGCCGAGGCGGCACCGGCCGATACCGCGTCCGAGGCGCCGGCGAAGCCCGTCGCCAAGGGCGGGCTCGGCATGGCCGGCGGCATCAAGAAGCCCGGCGCCAAGAAGGCCGCTCCGGCGGCCGCCTCGGCCGCACCTGCGGACGCTGCGCCCGCCGAGTCCGAGGCCGTCGCCGACACCTCGCCGAAGCCCGCGACCGCCAAGGGCGGACTCGGGCTGGCCGGCGGCATCAAGAAGCCCGGCGCCAAGAAGGCCGCTCCTGCCGCCGCGACTCCCGCGGCACCGGCGGACGCCGAGACCAGCGCCGCTCCCGCGGAGGCCACGGCGTCGTCGGCCGAGGTGTCGGCCGAGCCCGAGGCGCCTGCTGCGCCGAAGCCGCCGACCGCCAAGGGTGGACTCGGACTGGCCGGCGGCATCAAGAAGCCGGGCCAGAAGAAGGCCGCGGCTCCGGCTGCTGCCGCGCCGGCCGCCACCCCGGAACCCGCCACCGAGCAGGCCGACGAGCCTGCGGAGCAGTCGTCGAACGGCGATGCGGCGACCAACGGCGATACCGCACCAGCGGCCGAATCGGCGGCGCCCTCGGTGCCGGTCAAGGGCCTGGGCATCGCGCCCGGTGCACGGCGTCCGGGGAAGCGCTAA
- the rfbA gene encoding glucose-1-phosphate thymidylyltransferase RfbA, giving the protein MRGIILAGGSGTRLHPITMGVSKQLVPVYDKPMIYYPLSTLILAGIRDIQIITTPDDAPSFRRLLGDGSAFGIDLTYAVQESPDGLAQAFVIAERHIGSDSVALVLGDNIFYGPGLGTSLRRFHDVDGGVVFAYWVANPEAYGVVEFDADGTARSLEEKPAKPTSHYAVPGLYFYDNDVVEIAKSLQPSARGEYEITEINQRYLESGRLTVEVLARGTAWLDTGTFDSLLDACDFVRTIERRQGLKISVPEEVAWRVGFIDDDQLAARARALLKSGYGTYLLELLDR; this is encoded by the coding sequence ATGAGGGGAATCATCCTGGCGGGGGGATCGGGTACGCGGCTGCACCCGATCACGATGGGCGTCAGCAAGCAACTGGTGCCGGTCTACGACAAACCGATGATCTACTACCCGCTGTCCACGCTGATCCTCGCGGGCATCCGGGACATCCAGATCATCACCACACCCGACGATGCGCCGTCGTTTCGCCGATTGTTGGGCGACGGAAGCGCTTTCGGCATCGACCTGACCTACGCGGTGCAGGAGTCGCCGGACGGCCTCGCACAGGCATTCGTGATCGCCGAACGGCACATCGGGTCGGATTCGGTGGCTCTCGTGTTGGGCGACAACATCTTCTACGGTCCGGGACTCGGCACGAGCCTGCGCCGCTTCCACGACGTCGACGGCGGCGTGGTCTTCGCGTACTGGGTGGCCAACCCCGAGGCCTACGGCGTCGTGGAGTTCGATGCCGACGGCACGGCGCGCTCGCTCGAGGAGAAGCCGGCGAAGCCCACGTCGCACTACGCGGTGCCCGGCCTGTACTTCTACGACAACGACGTCGTCGAGATCGCCAAGTCGTTGCAGCCCTCGGCGCGAGGCGAATACGAGATCACCGAGATCAACCAGCGGTACCTCGAGAGCGGGCGGCTGACGGTCGAGGTGCTGGCCCGGGGCACCGCGTGGCTCGACACCGGCACCTTCGACTCGTTGCTCGACGCTTGCGACTTCGTCCGCACCATCGAACGCCGCCAGGGACTCAAGATCAGCGTGCCTGAGGAGGTGGCGTGGCGCGTCGGGTTCATCGACGACGACCAGCTGGCGGCGCGGGCACGCGCACTGCTCAAGTCCGGGTACGGGACGTACCTGTTGGAGCTGCTGGACCGGTAG
- a CDS encoding maleylpyruvate isomerase family mycothiol-dependent enzyme, which translates to MDFRAALIEETNAFTDVVRSVDPSTLASTPVPTCPDWNLSQLVKHVGRGNRWSAQIIEERRYEPLDPREVRDGKPPEDPEAAIAWFRQGAQLILDAIDHVGGDARVWTFIGAKPAGWWVRRRVHETTVHRADAALALGQPFALSSELAADGISEWLTLNVAQADRHAPPLDRGVTLHLHATDEGLGPTGEWTITHDEDGVNWSHDHAKGEAALRGRSVDLLLAVTRRRSLDEAGIEVYGDQAVWDGWLARTPF; encoded by the coding sequence GTGGACTTCCGAGCAGCCCTGATCGAGGAGACCAACGCCTTCACCGACGTGGTCCGCAGCGTGGATCCGTCGACGCTGGCCTCCACACCCGTGCCGACGTGCCCCGACTGGAACCTGAGCCAGCTCGTGAAGCACGTCGGCCGCGGAAACCGGTGGAGCGCACAGATCATCGAGGAACGCCGGTACGAGCCGCTCGATCCGCGCGAGGTGCGTGACGGCAAGCCGCCCGAGGATCCCGAGGCCGCCATCGCCTGGTTCCGGCAGGGCGCGCAACTCATCCTCGACGCGATCGACCACGTGGGCGGCGACGCGCGGGTGTGGACGTTCATCGGCGCCAAGCCCGCCGGGTGGTGGGTGCGCCGCCGGGTGCACGAGACCACCGTGCACCGCGCCGACGCTGCCCTGGCGCTGGGCCAGCCCTTCGCGCTGTCCTCCGAGTTGGCGGCCGACGGGATCAGCGAGTGGCTCACGCTGAACGTCGCACAGGCCGACCGGCACGCGCCGCCGCTCGACCGCGGCGTCACGCTGCACCTGCACGCCACCGACGAGGGTCTCGGCCCCACGGGGGAGTGGACCATCACCCACGACGAAGACGGGGTCAACTGGTCGCACGACCACGCCAAGGGGGAAGCGGCGCTGCGTGGCCGGTCGGTGGACCTGCTGCTGGCGGTGACCCGCCGGCGCTCGCTCGACGAGGCCGGCATCGAGGTGTACGGCGACCAGGCGGTCTGGGACGGGTGGTTGGCGCGCACGCCGTTCTGA
- a CDS encoding HNH endonuclease signature motif containing protein, protein MTAASPFLVADAARDRVRADLDLVDATLVRLRGTSTDMVGNAFRVEVAERLEHQERVVRGLSYRIFGELADPPDGDDRLPGGPGVRLRDVLARRLRIVPSEVSRRFRIAARIRPGRSLSGAPTPPELPTLADAVDAGDVGEDHVREVCKALDGLPDVAANHRADVERALTHHAREQDSAFVAVVGKRIADTLNPDGVFDDRDRARRRGVTLGRQGADGMSRISGWLDPEARSYLEAVGAAVRPGHHVPGAAQAVVDAATDTRTGAQRLHDALALGLRTGIQSGSLGTHRGVAVTVIATATVDDLERAARAIDDPALAMPRPARTGGGSALPMRDLIRMAAHSVHYLAVFDGHSERPLYLGRSKRIATADQRIVCHARDRGCTRPGCTAPGYLCEVHHAPDWEDGGRTDADALFFACGTDHALATRGHATTTVTDDGLLAWSVGGAPPAVNPLHRDDDLVDWPPDPEPPR, encoded by the coding sequence ATGACCGCTGCTAGCCCCTTTCTCGTCGCCGATGCGGCGCGCGACCGCGTGCGGGCCGACCTCGACCTCGTCGATGCGACGCTGGTCCGCCTTCGCGGGACGTCGACGGACATGGTGGGCAACGCCTTTCGCGTCGAAGTCGCGGAGCGCCTCGAGCACCAGGAGCGCGTCGTCCGGGGCTTGTCCTACCGGATCTTCGGCGAGCTGGCCGATCCACCGGATGGCGACGACCGACTTCCCGGCGGTCCCGGCGTACGACTGCGTGACGTGCTGGCGCGCCGTTTGCGTATCGTGCCGAGCGAGGTCAGCCGGCGGTTCCGCATCGCCGCGCGGATCCGACCGGGACGCTCGCTGTCCGGTGCGCCGACGCCGCCCGAGTTGCCGACGCTCGCCGACGCGGTGGACGCCGGCGACGTCGGTGAGGACCACGTACGCGAGGTCTGCAAGGCACTCGACGGTCTCCCCGACGTGGCCGCCAATCACCGCGCCGACGTCGAGCGGGCACTCACGCACCATGCGCGCGAACAAGATTCCGCGTTCGTCGCCGTCGTCGGGAAGCGCATTGCCGACACCCTCAACCCCGACGGCGTCTTCGACGACCGCGACCGCGCACGGCGACGCGGCGTGACGCTCGGGAGGCAGGGCGCTGACGGCATGAGCCGCATCAGCGGCTGGCTGGATCCCGAGGCACGCTCCTACCTCGAGGCGGTGGGTGCCGCGGTGCGTCCGGGCCATCACGTGCCGGGCGCGGCGCAGGCCGTCGTCGACGCGGCCACCGATACGCGGACCGGTGCCCAGCGCCTGCACGACGCCCTCGCACTCGGGTTGCGCACCGGCATCCAGTCCGGATCGCTGGGCACCCATCGCGGCGTCGCGGTCACCGTGATCGCGACGGCCACCGTCGACGACTTGGAGCGAGCCGCACGGGCAATCGACGATCCCGCCCTCGCGATGCCGCGGCCCGCACGTACCGGAGGCGGCTCGGCGCTGCCGATGCGCGACCTGATCCGGATGGCCGCGCACTCGGTCCACTACCTGGCCGTGTTCGACGGGCATTCCGAGCGGCCGCTGTACCTGGGTCGCAGCAAGCGCATCGCGACTGCCGACCAGCGGATCGTCTGCCACGCTCGGGACCGGGGCTGCACGCGGCCGGGATGCACGGCGCCCGGGTACCTCTGCGAAGTACACCATGCCCCCGACTGGGAGGACGGCGGTCGCACCGACGCCGACGCCCTGTTCTTCGCCTGCGGCACCGACCATGCGTTGGCGACCCGGGGGCACGCCACGACCACGGTCACCGACGACGGCCTGCTGGCGTGGTCCGTCGGCGGCGCGCCACCGGCAGTCAACCCGCTGCACCGCGACGACGACCTCGTCGATTGGCCGCCGGATCCCGAGCCGCCACGATGA